The following proteins come from a genomic window of Bactrocera tryoni isolate S06 chromosome 1, CSIRO_BtryS06_freeze2, whole genome shotgun sequence:
- the LOC120781488 gene encoding serine protease inhibitor 88Ea, translated as MSRLSLQILTLFVCCLAGVVFAQQPCQIRPDDSNVPRTVRSDLYRGQQNFTLSMLQAINKATPNENVFFSPYSTYHALLLAYFGSRGQTQTELTKALSLEWAENKNHVLKGYTLERSSRLSRSKNTPLQFSAADRIFFDKDEVLTQCVKDVFHQELAPLDFQTKSEECRVEINNWISNVTRNEISDMLKMGEVDAQTKLVLANAAYFKGQWSNKFDPKDTKKDIFYTSESKQSFVDMMHKRGTYNLALDENLGAYVLEMPYVTSNDNEKESDISMVIILPPFHNLDGVLAKLTPDTLDDALKEGMAREVDVSLPKFAFEQNLELVPVLRDIGINSLFAEDCDLSEFFANNLRFGDAKHVAKINVDEEGSTASAATVLFSFRSARPLEPTKFECNHPFLFLIYDYTAKAILFTGIYRDPMTQK; from the exons ATGTCGCGTTTAAGTTTACAAATTCTAACATTGTTCGTGTGCTGTCTGGCGGGTGTCGTCTTTGCACAGCAACCCTGCCAAATTAGACCGGATGACAGCAATGTGCCGCGCACCGTACGTTCCGATCTGTATCGCGGCCAGCAGAACTTCACTTTGTCTATGCTGCAAGCCATCAATAAGGCCACACCCAATGAGAATGTCTTCTTTTCACCGTACAGCACATATCATGCACTACTTTTGGCCTATTTCGGCTCACGCGGCCAAACCCAAACCGAATTGACGAAGGCGCTATCGCTGGAGTGGGCAGAGAATAAGAATCACGTGCTTAAGGGTTACACTTTGGAGCGTAGCAGTCGTTTGTCGCGTTCGAAGAACACGCCACTGCAATTTTCCGCAGCCGATCGCATATTCTTCGATAAAGATGAAGTTCTAACACAATGTGTGAAGGATGTATTCCACCAGGAGTTGGCTCCGCTCGATTTCCAAACCAAGTCAGAAGAGTGCCGCGTTGAAATCAATAATTGGATTAGTAATGTAACAAGGAATGAAATATCCGACATGTTGAAGATGGGAGAGGTCGACGCACAAACAAAATTAGTGCTGGCAAATGCCGCCTACTTCAAGGGACAGTGGTCGAACAAATTTGATCCTAAAGATACCAAGAAGGACATCTTCTATACATCAGAGAGTAAACAATCATTTGTCGATATGATGCACAAGCGTGGCACCTACAATTTAGCTTTGGACGAAAACTTGGGTGCCTACGTGCTGGAAATGCCCTATGTCACTTCCAATGACAATGAGAAAGAATCGGATATCTCAATGGTCATTATTTTGCCACCCTTCCACAATTTGGATGGCGTTTTGGCTAAATTGACACCGGACACATTGGACGATGCGCTGAAAGAGGGTATGGCTCGCGAGGTCGATGTGTCACTGCCGAAATTCGCTTTTGAACAAAACTTAGAATTGGTACCG GTACTGCGTGACATTGGCATTAATTCGCTCTTCGCAGAGGATTGTGATCTTAGCGAATTTTTCGCCAACAATTTGCGTTTCGGCGATGCCAAGCATGTGGCTAAGATAAATGTTGACGAGGAAGGTAGCACTGCCTCGGCGGCTACGGTGCTCTTCAGCTTCCGCTCGGCACGCCCGCTTGAGCCAACCAAATTCGAATGCAATCATCCATTCCTCTTTCTCATTTATGATTACACTGCCAAGGCGATATTATTTACCGGCATCTATCGCGATCCGATGACACAGAAGTGA
- the LOC120773014 gene encoding bromodomain-containing protein DDB_G0270170 isoform X2, which yields MSQNQSYFWQTTKHNVFLKRSARLQMLIALMAVLTFSTICQAEVARKEIDDNVATLSAPSAFPDDRQYVKDAMNGNAANDLNEADATKEPKTNSGFIDAFSASISVILFTELGDKTFFIAAIMAMRHPRLIVFAGAISALALMTVLSVVFGMAATIIPKVYTYYISTALFAIFGLKMIYEGYFMKDSDAQEELEEVQSTLRKREDELMRKRSKYDDADAKRKNSNSDKEDECLERGAGVTANNSIDNDSNITTTVIVAHSKNPDMSHRQRKHNNHNNNNNINNQKIGCDVSKDAADSDNSSCHENDIFLKGVNGVSGVGVGVAAVDNMKTTNFHSSPALSASVLSNQTEQTNCDEFTNSPNKLNFKSNNDSGDDDGIDDHHNIEIIDGGDDDNATVDSGHGGTPIHGKRAKQTKTGTSNSITSLNSLNLNAKIGVGAGETNGELKQLGGSKKRLERSASLVQDPESGVVRKNAKKSATHITMRILMQAFTMTFLAEWGDRSQLTTIILAASKNVYGVITGGIIGHSICTGLAVIGGRMVAAKISVRTVTIIGGIVFVGFAVYALIVKPDDI from the exons ATGTCGCAGAATCAGTCATATTTTTGGCAAACCACCAAACATAATGTCTTTCTTAAACGTTCGGCCAGATTACAAATGCTAATAGCGCTTATGGCCGTGCTAACGTTCTCCACCATATGTCAGGCAGAAGTGGCACGTAAAGAGATTGACGACAATGTTGCCACATTAAGTGCACCAAGCGCTTTCCCAGATGACAGACAGTACGTAAAAGATGCCATGAATGGAAATGCagcaaatgatttgaatgaaGCGGACGCCACCAAAGAGCCAAAAACGAACTCCGGCTTTATCGATGCGTTCTCAGCATCGATATCAGTGATATTATTTACTGAATTAGGTGATAAGACTTTCTTCATAGCTGCCATCATGGCGATGCGTCATCCGCGCTTAATCGTCTTTGCTGGCGCCATATCAGCGCTGGCGCTGATGACCGTACTCTCGGTGGTGTTTGGCATGGCAGCTACCATTATTCCTAAggtttatacatattatatctCAACGGCGTTGTTTGCCATATTCGGTTTGAAAATGATCTACGAAGGTTACTTCATGAAGGACAGCGATGCGCAGGAGGAGTTGGAAGAGGTGCAATCGACTTTGCGTAAACGTGAGGACGAG TTAATGCGTAAGCGCAGCAAATACGACGATGCTGATGCCAAGCGCAAGAACAGCAACTCGGACAAGGAGGATGAGTGTTTGGAGCGTGGCGCTGGCGTCACTGCAAACAACTCCATTGACAACGACAGCAACATCACTACCACCGTCATTGTTGCGCATAGCAAAAATCCCGATATGTCGCATAGACAACGCaaacacaacaaccacaacaataataataatattaataatcaaaaaattggCTGTGATGTAAGCAAGGATGCCGCTGATTCGGACAACAGCAGCTGCCATGAAAACGATATCTTCCTAAAAGGTGTGAATGGTGTTAGTGGTGTTGGTGTCGGTGTTGCCGCTGTTGACAACATGAAAACAACGAACTTCCACAGCAGTCCCGCACTGTCAGCATCCGTGCTTTCGAATCAAACTGAACAAACAAATTGTGATGAATTTACTAATAGTCCAAATAAGCTTAATTTTAAGTCGAATAATGATAGCGGCGACGATGATGGCATTGATGATCATCATAATATTGAGATAATAGATGGTGGTGATGATGATAACGCAACTGTGGATAGTGGTCATGGTGGTACACCGATACATGGTAAACGCGCTAAACAAACGAAAACAG GCACCAGTAATAGTATAACTAGTTTAAATAGCCTGAATCTCAACGCGAAGATCGGTGTAGGCGCTGGCGAAACGAATGGGGAGCTGAAACAACTCGGTGGCAGCAAGAAGCGG CTGGAACGTTCGGCCAGCTTAGTGCAGGATCCGGAAAGTGGTGTTGTGCGCAAAAATGCAAAGAAGAGCGCCACGCACATCACAATGCGCATACTGATGCAGGCCTTCACGATGACTTTCCTAGCCGAATGGGGCGATCGCTCGCAACTCACCACCATTATTTTGGCCGCTAGCAAG AATGTCTACGGCGTCATTACCGGCGGTATTATTGGCCACTCCATCTGCACCGGCTTGGCTGTGATCGGTGGACGCATGGTGGCCGCTAAAATTTCTGTACGCACTGTTACCATAATTGGCGGCATTGTATTTGTTGGATTTGCTGTGTACGCTTTGATTGTGAAACCAGACGATATTTAA
- the LOC120773014 gene encoding transmembrane protein 165 isoform X3: MSQNQSYFWQTTKHNVFLKRSARLQMLIALMAVLTFSTICQAEVARKEIDDNVATLSAPSAFPDDRQYVKDAMNGNAANDLNEADATKEPKTNSGFIDAFSASISVILFTELGDKTFFIAAIMAMRHPRLIVFAGAISALALMTVLSVVFGMAATIIPKVYTYYISTALFAIFGLKMIYEGYFMKDSDAQEELEEVQSTLRKREDELERSASLVQDPESGVVRKNAKKSATHITMRILMQAFTMTFLAEWGDRSQLTTIILAASKNVYGVITGGIIGHSICTGLAVIGGRMVAAKISVRTVTIIGGIVFVGFAVYALIVKPDDI; the protein is encoded by the exons ATGTCGCAGAATCAGTCATATTTTTGGCAAACCACCAAACATAATGTCTTTCTTAAACGTTCGGCCAGATTACAAATGCTAATAGCGCTTATGGCCGTGCTAACGTTCTCCACCATATGTCAGGCAGAAGTGGCACGTAAAGAGATTGACGACAATGTTGCCACATTAAGTGCACCAAGCGCTTTCCCAGATGACAGACAGTACGTAAAAGATGCCATGAATGGAAATGCagcaaatgatttgaatgaaGCGGACGCCACCAAAGAGCCAAAAACGAACTCCGGCTTTATCGATGCGTTCTCAGCATCGATATCAGTGATATTATTTACTGAATTAGGTGATAAGACTTTCTTCATAGCTGCCATCATGGCGATGCGTCATCCGCGCTTAATCGTCTTTGCTGGCGCCATATCAGCGCTGGCGCTGATGACCGTACTCTCGGTGGTGTTTGGCATGGCAGCTACCATTATTCCTAAggtttatacatattatatctCAACGGCGTTGTTTGCCATATTCGGTTTGAAAATGATCTACGAAGGTTACTTCATGAAGGACAGCGATGCGCAGGAGGAGTTGGAAGAGGTGCAATCGACTTTGCGTAAACGTGAGGACGAG CTGGAACGTTCGGCCAGCTTAGTGCAGGATCCGGAAAGTGGTGTTGTGCGCAAAAATGCAAAGAAGAGCGCCACGCACATCACAATGCGCATACTGATGCAGGCCTTCACGATGACTTTCCTAGCCGAATGGGGCGATCGCTCGCAACTCACCACCATTATTTTGGCCGCTAGCAAG AATGTCTACGGCGTCATTACCGGCGGTATTATTGGCCACTCCATCTGCACCGGCTTGGCTGTGATCGGTGGACGCATGGTGGCCGCTAAAATTTCTGTACGCACTGTTACCATAATTGGCGGCATTGTATTTGTTGGATTTGCTGTGTACGCTTTGATTGTGAAACCAGACGATATTTAA
- the LOC120773014 gene encoding bromodomain-containing protein DDB_G0270170 isoform X1: MSQNQSYFWQTTKHNVFLKRSARLQMLIALMAVLTFSTICQAEVARKEIDDNVATLSAPSAFPDDRQYVKDAMNGNAANDLNEADATKEPKTNSGFIDAFSASISVILFTELGDKTFFIAAIMAMRHPRLIVFAGAISALALMTVLSVVFGMAATIIPKVYTYYISTALFAIFGLKMIYEGYFMKDSDAQEELEEVQSTLRKREDELMRKRSKYDDADAKRKNSNSDKEDECLERGAGVTANNSIDNDSNITTTVIVAHSKNPDMSHRQRKHNNHNNNNNINNQKIGCDVSKDAADSDNSSCHENDIFLKGVNGVSGVGVGVAAVDNMKTTNFHSSPALSASVLSNQTEQTNCDEFTNSPNKLNFKSNNDSGDDDGIDDHHNIEIIDGGDDDNATVDSGHGGTPIHGKRAKQTKTGSVKQATVMVHSASTSAIVMLHNNNNKHDIITGTSNSITSLNSLNLNAKIGVGAGETNGELKQLGGSKKRLERSASLVQDPESGVVRKNAKKSATHITMRILMQAFTMTFLAEWGDRSQLTTIILAASKNVYGVITGGIIGHSICTGLAVIGGRMVAAKISVRTVTIIGGIVFVGFAVYALIVKPDDI; encoded by the exons ATGTCGCAGAATCAGTCATATTTTTGGCAAACCACCAAACATAATGTCTTTCTTAAACGTTCGGCCAGATTACAAATGCTAATAGCGCTTATGGCCGTGCTAACGTTCTCCACCATATGTCAGGCAGAAGTGGCACGTAAAGAGATTGACGACAATGTTGCCACATTAAGTGCACCAAGCGCTTTCCCAGATGACAGACAGTACGTAAAAGATGCCATGAATGGAAATGCagcaaatgatttgaatgaaGCGGACGCCACCAAAGAGCCAAAAACGAACTCCGGCTTTATCGATGCGTTCTCAGCATCGATATCAGTGATATTATTTACTGAATTAGGTGATAAGACTTTCTTCATAGCTGCCATCATGGCGATGCGTCATCCGCGCTTAATCGTCTTTGCTGGCGCCATATCAGCGCTGGCGCTGATGACCGTACTCTCGGTGGTGTTTGGCATGGCAGCTACCATTATTCCTAAggtttatacatattatatctCAACGGCGTTGTTTGCCATATTCGGTTTGAAAATGATCTACGAAGGTTACTTCATGAAGGACAGCGATGCGCAGGAGGAGTTGGAAGAGGTGCAATCGACTTTGCGTAAACGTGAGGACGAG TTAATGCGTAAGCGCAGCAAATACGACGATGCTGATGCCAAGCGCAAGAACAGCAACTCGGACAAGGAGGATGAGTGTTTGGAGCGTGGCGCTGGCGTCACTGCAAACAACTCCATTGACAACGACAGCAACATCACTACCACCGTCATTGTTGCGCATAGCAAAAATCCCGATATGTCGCATAGACAACGCaaacacaacaaccacaacaataataataatattaataatcaaaaaattggCTGTGATGTAAGCAAGGATGCCGCTGATTCGGACAACAGCAGCTGCCATGAAAACGATATCTTCCTAAAAGGTGTGAATGGTGTTAGTGGTGTTGGTGTCGGTGTTGCCGCTGTTGACAACATGAAAACAACGAACTTCCACAGCAGTCCCGCACTGTCAGCATCCGTGCTTTCGAATCAAACTGAACAAACAAATTGTGATGAATTTACTAATAGTCCAAATAAGCTTAATTTTAAGTCGAATAATGATAGCGGCGACGATGATGGCATTGATGATCATCATAATATTGAGATAATAGATGGTGGTGATGATGATAACGCAACTGTGGATAGTGGTCATGGTGGTACACCGATACATGGTAAACGCGCTAAACAAACGAAAACAGGTAGTGTTAAACAAGCAACGGTTATGGTGCATTCAGCATCTACCTCAGCTATCGTTATGttgcataacaacaacaataagcatgACATCATTACAGGCACCAGTAATAGTATAACTAGTTTAAATAGCCTGAATCTCAACGCGAAGATCGGTGTAGGCGCTGGCGAAACGAATGGGGAGCTGAAACAACTCGGTGGCAGCAAGAAGCGG CTGGAACGTTCGGCCAGCTTAGTGCAGGATCCGGAAAGTGGTGTTGTGCGCAAAAATGCAAAGAAGAGCGCCACGCACATCACAATGCGCATACTGATGCAGGCCTTCACGATGACTTTCCTAGCCGAATGGGGCGATCGCTCGCAACTCACCACCATTATTTTGGCCGCTAGCAAG AATGTCTACGGCGTCATTACCGGCGGTATTATTGGCCACTCCATCTGCACCGGCTTGGCTGTGATCGGTGGACGCATGGTGGCCGCTAAAATTTCTGTACGCACTGTTACCATAATTGGCGGCATTGTATTTGTTGGATTTGCTGTGTACGCTTTGATTGTGAAACCAGACGATATTTAA
- the LOC120777566 gene encoding insulin receptor, which yields MTAGGSSAVDALSAAGSGNHPFVNQRAMAYQVNLPATLRCGSLFALLLALLLQALIPRSAGALANADTLNADDVGNPLAFTSNTPPEPSQPPRTCNSIEVRTRKDFELLKNCTRVHGHVWLALLQLTPNDVGALKYLTEVEEITDYLLVHRVHGLPSLHHIFPHLRIIRGRRLLFDEFALVIYENRDLRYLGLGSLLRIQAGNIRIETNPSLCYVDTVNWVQLLGNSSQQHFWHKNNKLFDHCTQCERTRNQILVEEDLPNRLRKHCWGYDIPQERPVTNNVVNCRAECGVRGCDDNGSCCDRNCLTDCDGKRCSLCANLNLERQCVDECPQNYYQHQDRDCISASKCRQLGSIPLARICMEKCPKNYLSTVDADGNKMCKLQCTGTYTIHTTADAESLQGCSKINGSLIIELTDIKTKITDLDNAFANITEITGYLKVVNSPQLLTLHFLRNLVTIRGDELVNDLYALVAVDNYHLSEIWAPNQNVAILKGSIYFHLNPRLCLSKIRELQKSLKSAAPITTVNASPHSNGERVICNSPITNLTVTLEDYNSTAARLKVDTFTLNNIQIILGYVYYYKETPVQNVTLYDGRHGCGHDSWHMKVNPTKNIRYIITNLKPYTQYAYFVKTLTMTDYHIRMDAYSKIQYFRTLPSKPGPVKRIYYTAITMEKIVLHWWPPRNPNGIIEKYIINLTNYEKSKIAKDNVTLDKYPELRKYSQSCDCVFENPEDSGPLPSDENYYRKEQIIYEETLPNLIFVSRRIDNVRVRRNADTNRLNGNTNCFDRESLVTPNTINSFLDNASKHIRITRKIADSEAKSKDNNNNKLEEQMKKDDHDLEEEQRKRGEASLLWIIQQQEEQARKLQDTGPGDFPIIKRRPVCPIPDVSTQYQLQNNCRPLEIYKGIVTPGNMHSYTLTDLDPEQTYRITIRACVANLTNGCGEETSIFAETVSKSMEKFMEGLITI from the exons ATGACAGCCGGCGGTTCGTCAGCTGTTGATGCATTAAGTGCTGCCGGCAGTGGCAATCATCCGTTCGTCAACCAACGGGCAATGGCATACCAAGTGAATTTACCGGCAACCCTCCGCTGCGGCTCCTTGTTTGCGCTGCTTTTGGCGCTCCTCCTGCAGGCGTTAATCCCGCGCAGCGCTGGCGCCCTTGCCAACGCCGACACGCTGAATGCCGACGATGTTGGGAACCCACTCGCGTTCACAAGTAATACACCGCCGGAACCGTCACAGCCGCCGCGCACCTGTAACTCTATTGAGGTGCGCACTAGAAAGGATTTTGAATTGCTAAAGAATTGCACACGTGTGCACGGGCATGTTTGGTTGGCGCTTTTGCAGCTGACACCGAACGATGTCGGTGCGCTGAAATATCTTACTGAGGTGGAGGAGATTACCGATTACCTGCTGGTGCATCGCGTACATGGTCTACCATCGTTGCATCATATATTTCCACATTTGCGCATCATACGCGGTCGTCGTTTGCTCTTCGACGAGTTTGCATTGGTCATATATGAGAATCGCGATTTACGCTATTTGGGTCTTGGCTCGCTGCTGCGCATACAGGCCGGTAATATTAGGATCGAAACGAATCCATCACTTTGCTATGTGGATACGGTGAATTGGGTGCAGTTGCTGGGCAATAGTTCACAGCAGCATTTCTGGCATAAG AATAATAAGTTGTTCGATCATTGTACGCAATGCGAGCGCACCAGGAATCAAATTCTCGTCGAAGAAGACCTGCCGAATAGATTGCGTAAGCATTGCTGGGGCTACGATATACCACAAGAGCGACCGGTTACGAATAATGTTGTCAATTGTCGCGCAGAATGCGGCGTACGTGGTTGTGATGACAATGGTAGTTGTTGTGATCGTAACTGCTTGACCGATTGCGATGGCAAGCGTTGCAGCTTGTGCGCGAATCTGAATCTGGAGCGCCAATGTGTCGACGAGTGTCCACAGAACTATTATCAG CATCAAGATCGCGATTGCATCAGCGCATCCAAATGCCGACAATTGGGTTCAATACCGTTAGCGCGAATTTGTATGGAGAAATGtcctaaaaattatttgagcaCAGTCGATGCAGACGGAAACAAAATGTGTAAATTGCAATGTACTGGAACATATACCATACACACAACAGCTGATGCGGAGAGCTTACAAGGCTGTAGTAAGATAAATGGCTCACTCATCATCGAACTGACCGATATAAAGA CCAAAATCACCGACTTGGACAACGCGTTTGCAAACATCACCGAGATCACTGGCTATTTGAAGGTGGTCAATTCACCACAGTTGCTCACGCTACACTTCCTACGCAATTTAGTCACCATACGCGGCGATGAGCTCGTAAATGATTT ATACGCGCTTGTTGCAGTCGATAATTATCACTTGTCGGAAATTTGGGCACCAAATCAGAATGTTGCCATACTTAAAGGCAGCATTTACTTCCATCTAAATCCACGCTTGTGCTTGTCTAAAATACGTGAACTGCAAAAGTCCTTAAAAAGCGCCGCACCCATTACTACGGTGAATGCATCGCCACACTCAAATGGCGAGCGTGTGattt GCAACAGTCCCATAACTAATTTAACAGTTACACTTGAAGATTACAATTCTACAGCTGCGCGCCTGAAAGTAGATACATTCACACtgaataatatacaaattatacttGGCTATGTGTATTACTATAAGGAAACGCCAGTGCAAAATGTGACACTCTACGACGGAAGGCATGGTTGCGGTCATGATAG CTGGCACATGAAAGTGAACCCCACAAAAAACATCCGTTACATCATTACTAATTTGAAACCATACACACAATACGCTTACTTCGTCAAAACGCTCACGATGACCGATTATCACATACGCATGGATGCATATTCGAAAATACAATACTTCCGTACACTACCGAGTAAACCGGGGCCGGTGAAGAGAATCTATTACACAGCGATTACTATGGAGAAAATA gttTTACACTGGTGGCCACCACGCAATCCAAATGGCATTATCGAAAAgtacataattaatttaactaattaTGAAAAGTCAAAGATCGCGAAAGATA ATGTGACACTAGATAAGTATCCGGAGTTGCGTAAATATTCTCAGTCCTGTGATTGTGTCTTTGAAAATCCTGAGGATAGCGGACCTCTACCATCGGATGAAAACTATTATCGTAAGGAACAAATCATTTATGAAGAAACTTTGCctaatttgatttttgtgtC TCGTAGGATAGACAATGTTCGTGTACGCCGTAATGCTGACACTAACCGCTTGAATGGAAATACAAATTGTTTTGACAGGGAATCGTTAGTCACACCAAATACGATCAATTCTTTTCTGGATAACGCATCTAAACATATACGCATAACACGGAAAATAGCAGATAGTGAGGCCAAATCCaaggataataataataataaattggaAGAACAAATGAAAAAAGATGACCACGATCTTGAAGAAGAACAGCGAAAACGTGGTGAAGCCAGCCTTCTTTGGATAATTCAGCAACAGGAAGAACAAGCACGCAAGTTGCAGGATACGGGCCCAGGTGATTTTCCAATTATCAAGCGTCGACCAGTGTGTCCGATACCAGATGTATCGACGCAATATCAATTGCAAAACAATTGCCGGCCACTGGAAATATATAAAGGTATCGTAACACCGGGTAACATGCACTCATACACATTAACTGATCTTGATCCCGAGCAAACATATCGCATAACAATACGCGCTTGTGTCGCCAATTTAACGAATGGTTGTGGCGAAGAAACAAGTATTTTTGCAGAGACGGTTAGCAAGAGCATGGAAAAGTTCATGGAGGGTTTAATTACTATTTGA